A genome region from Lucilia cuprina isolate Lc7/37 chromosome 3, ASM2204524v1, whole genome shotgun sequence includes the following:
- the LOC111687621 gene encoding protein transport protein Sec61 gamma-2 subunit, with protein MDKVVKFCEPGRAFAKDSIRLVKRCTKPDRKEFQKIAIATAIGFCIMGFIGFFVKLIHIPINNIIVGS; from the coding sequence ATGGATAAAGTTGTTAAATTCTGTGAACCTGGACGCGCTTTCGCCAAGGACTCCATCCGTTTGGTTAAACGTTGCACCAAACCCGATCGCAAAGAATTCCAAAAGATTGCTATCGCCACCGCTATCGGCTTCTGTATTATGGGATTCATTGGTTTCTTCGTTAAACTCATCCACATCCCCATTAACAACATCATTGTGGGctcataa
- the LOC111687619 gene encoding moesin/ezrin/radixin homolog 2 — protein MKMSPFRSKKPRVFPVKVITFDSELEFELEQRSSGQDLFDLVCRTIGLREYWYFGLQYVDTRCNVTWLKMDKKVKDQRIQLQPNGFYVFSFYAKYFPENVSEELIQEITQHLFFLQVKQSILSMDIYCRPEASVLLASYAVHVQYGPYDSETYKDGMLQGVDLLPKGVTDQYQMTPKMWEERIKTWYMDHEPMTRDEVEMEYLKIAQDLDMYGVNYFPITNKNKTKLWLGVTAVGLNIYDYHNKLTPKTTFQWNEIRHVSFDDKKFTIRLVDAKVSSFIFYSQDLHINKMILDLCKGNHDLYMRRRKPDTMEIQQMKAQAKEEKQRRQMERTKFLREKKLREKAEQDRYELESRLERLQEDMRMASDALRRSEETKELYFEKSRVNEEQMQLTECKANHFKSEMDRLRERQMKIEREKMELEKKIRDADFYVHQLTVEKDKREAEAEKLKKELICAKLAEREATARLLNFLNRDRKNSQDSMLPPNITVNSSSSSSNNIAASVSTPSLTNSNSTADINESTGGVELTTNDLNNLNQGVSGGLSVGVVVNEVADDDSENDDFETKEFILTDSEMEQITNEIERSRLEYLKKHKQVQNQLQTLRSEIELLKIEENQTNLDILSEAQLKAGETKYSTLKKLKSGSTKARVAFFEEL, from the exons ATGAAAATGAGTCCATTTCGCAGCAAAAAACCAAGGGTTTTTCCTGTTAAGGTCATTACCTTCGATTCGGAACTTGAATTCGAATTGGAACAGAGGTCCAGCGGTCAAGACCTATTCGATTTGGTATGCCGTACGATTGGATTGCGCGAATATTGGTATTTCGGTTTGCAATATGTCGATACGCGTTGTAATGTTACCTGGCTGAAAATGGACAAAAAAGTCAAAGATCAACGTATACAATTGCAACCGAatggcttttatgttttcagtttctatgcaaaatattttcccGAAAATGTTAGCGAAGAATTGATACAAGAGATAACACAACATTTATTCTTTTTACAAGTGAAACAAAGTATACTCTCAATGGATATTTATTGTCGTCCGGAAGCTTCTGTTCTGCTGGCTTCGTATGCTGTTCACGTACAATACGGGCCATATGATTCGGAAACATATAAGGATGGTATGCTACAGGGTGTCGATTTATTGCCAAAAGGTGTTACGGATCAGTATCAGATGACACCCAAAATGTGGGAGGAACGTATAAAAACTTG GTATATGGATCATGAACCAATGACAAGAGATGAAGTTGAAATGGAATACTTGAAAATTGCACAAGACCTAGATATGTACGGTGTCAATTATTTCCCCATTACA aataaaaataaaaccaaactttgGCTGGGTGTAACTGCAGTAGGACTCAATATTTACGATTATCATAATAAATTAACGCCGAAAACGACATTCCAATGGAATGAAATACGACATGTTAGTTTTGATGATAAGAAATTTACTATACGTCTAGTGGATGCAAAAGtatcaagttttatattttattcccAGGACTTACACATAaataaaatg atactCGATCTTTGTAAGGGCAATCATGATTTGTACATGAGACGTCGTAAGCCTGATACAATGGAAATACAACAAATGAAAGCTCAAGCCAAGGAGGAAAAACAACGCAGACAAATGGAacgtacaaaatttttaagagaGAAAAAATTGCGTGAAAAGGCAGAACAGGATCGTTATGAATTGGAAAGTCGTTTGGAACGTTTACAAGAAGACATGCGCATGGCTAGTGATGCTTtg cGCCGTTCTGAGGAAACTAAAGAGTTGtatttcgaaaaaagtcgtgTCAATGAAGAGCAAATGCAATTGACCGAATGCAAAGCGAATCATTTTAAGAGTGAAATGGATCGATTGCGTGAACGTCAAATGAAAATTGAACGTGAAAAAATGGAGCTTGAAAAGAAAATACGCGATGCCGATTTCTATGTACATCAGCTGACAGTGGAGAAGGATAAACGTGAAGCCGAAGctgaaaagcttaaaaaagaacttatttgtgccaaactAGCAGAACGAGAAGCCACGGCACGTCTGCTAAATTTCCTAAATCGTGATCGTAAAAACTCACAAGACAGTATGCTGCCACCTAACATAACCGTCAATTCTTCCTCGAGTTCCAGTAATAATATTGCGGCCTCTGTCAGTACACCATCACTGACAAATAGCAATTCTACGGCCGATATTAATGAATCGACCGGAGGTGTTGAGCTAACCACAAATGATTTAAACAACTTGAATCAAGGTGTAAGTGGAGGTTTAAGTGTTGGCGTAGTTGTTAATGAGGTGGCAGACGATGACTCTGAGAATGATGATTTCGAAAcgaaagaatttattttaaccGACAGCGAAATGGAGCAAATCACTAACGAAATCGAACGAAGTCGTCTAGAGTATttgaaaaaacacaaacaagtaCAGAACCAACTACAAACCTTAAGATCCGAAATTGAGCTCTTAAAAATCGAAGAAAATCAAACTAATCTTGATATTCTAAGTGAGGCTCAATTAAAAGCCGGAGAAACAAAATATTCCACCTTGAAGAAATTAAAATCTGGTTCTACTAAGGCACGTGTGGCTTTCTTTGAAGAATTgtaa